One Cervus canadensis isolate Bull #8, Minnesota chromosome 13, ASM1932006v1, whole genome shotgun sequence DNA segment encodes these proteins:
- the LOC122452450 gene encoding 40S ribosomal protein S25-like, whose product MPPKDDKKKKDAGKSAKKDKDPVNKSGGKAKKKKWSKGKVRDKLNNLVLFDKATYDKLCKEVPNYKLITPAVVSERLKIHGSLARAALQELLSKGLIKLVSKHRAQVIYTRNTKGGDAPAAGEDA is encoded by the coding sequence ATGCCGCCCAAGGAtgacaagaagaagaaagatgctGGAAAGTCGgccaagaaagacaaagatccAGTGAACAAATCTGGGGGCAAGGCCAAAAAGAAGAAGTGGTCCAAAGGCAAAGTTCGGGACAAGCTCAATAACCTAGTCTTGTTTGACAAAGCAACATATGACAAACTCTGTAAAGAAGTTCCCAACTATAAGCTTATAACTCCAGCTGTCGTCTCTGAGAGACTGAAGATTCATGGTTCCCTGGCCAGAGCAGCCCTTCAGGAACTCCTTAGTAAAGGACTTATTAAACTGGTTTCAAAGCACAGAGCTCAAGTGATTTACACCAGAAACACCAAGGGTGGAGATGCCCCAGCTGCTGGTGAAGATGCATGA